Proteins from a single region of Apium graveolens cultivar Ventura chromosome 7, ASM990537v1, whole genome shotgun sequence:
- the LOC141670511 gene encoding nuclear transport factor 2-like → MADMKEEAAPGYPTLSAQQVADAFVLQYYHILRVSPENLHKFYKDCSIMAHPGSDGTMVSATTMEGINDAVKSYIYKGCDPIVEVVHAQESVMGSIIVGVTGTLTDKENIKRKFAQTYILVPQETGGFYVHNDILHILDVVEPKALLSDPPEVPQAVPRSPTVLSPQNSEVVDVLNDEQATLVVLDPTPKEAFETFKRSCNPSSPRKKMELPVQIPEDTLKKVSYASVLTREGPLSAHVQVSSPHVADLTKAGLPALSKAASFPINDAPDMKNGLTAEAPKGIHIKDLPPNMTKETLLAEVKKFGVVRPNSLQIREYPEDGYRFAFVEFESAKSARSVVEAGGIWIGGWKFEVQYKRSFNQGANSQGRSIYGRSGYRNDNARSRDGEGHGGRDGEPHGPNWRSSTQDHVRGGSSTATKRNSGSTIRV, encoded by the exons ATATGAAAGAAGAAGCTGCTCCGGGATATCCGACATTGTCTGCTCAACAAGTAGCAGATGCATTTGTGCTCCAATATTACCACATTCTTCGGGTATCTCCTGAAAATCTCCACAAGTTTTACAAAGATTGTAGCATCATGGCTCATCCAGGATCCGATGGTACGATGGTGTCAGCAACCACAATGGAG GGAATTAATGATGCAGTAAAGTCCTACATTTACAAGGGGTGTGATCCTATTGTGGAAGTTGTGCATGCCCAAGAATCTGTGATGGGATCAATAATTGTTGGAGTAACTGGAACTTTAACTGATAAGGAGAATATTAAGAGAAAATTTGCACAAACCTATATTCTGGTTCCACAAGAAACCGGAGGTTTTTATGTTCACAATGACATTCTTCATATTTTGGATGTGGTAGAACCTAAGGCATTATTGTCTGATCCTCCAGAGGTTCCTCAGGCCGTACCCAGATCACCAACCGTTTTATCTCCCCAAAATTCTG AAGTCGTTGATGTTCTCAATGATGAGCAAGCGACACTAGTCGTTCTTGATCCAACTCCTAAAGAGGCTTTTGAAACCTTTAAAAGAAGCTGCAATCCTTCTAGTCCAAGGAAGAAAATGGAACTTCCAGTTCAGATTCCTGAAGATACCTTGAAGAAAGTATCTTATGCATCAGTT TTGACTAGAGAAGGTCCTCTATCGGCCCATGTCCAGGTGTCTTCGCCTCATGTAGCAGATTTAACAAAAGCTGGCCTGCCTGCCCTTTCCAAAGCAGCCTCATTTCCTATCAATGACGCTCCAGACATGAAAAATGGTTTGACTGCAGAAG CACCTAAAGGGATTCATATCAAGGATTTGCCTCCAAATATGACAAAAGAAACCCTTCTAGCTGAGGTGAAAAAGTTTGGTGTTGTTAGACCAAATAGCTTGCAAATTAGAGAATATCCAGAG GACGGATATCGTTTTGCTTTTGTGGAATTTGAATCAGCTAAATCTGCCCGCAGTGTTGTAGAG GCTGGTGGAATTTGGATCGGTGGCTGGAAATTTGAAGTTCAGTACAAAAGATCCTTTAATCAAG GTGCCAACAGTCAAGGACGGTCAATATATGGGAGAAGTGGCTATCGAAATGACAATGCTCGGAGCCGTGATGGGGAAGGCCATGGAGGCAGAGACGGGGAACCTCATGGGCCGAACTGGAGAAGCTCAACGCAAGATCATGTGCGTGGTGGCTCCTCAACCGCCACAAAGCGTAACAGCGGATCAACAATCCGTGTTTAG
- the LOC141672563 gene encoding protein BASIC PENTACYSTEINE1-like, with the protein MDDDGLNMRNWGYYEPSFKEHLGLQLMSPIGGDHRDTKPFLSSRDPVMVNSNGAYNPRNCVVSEAPVPMNYMMRDSWIQRDRLMHVLPGNSSFGVHPEAHSSHHTMQIMQPMDSLSKDQGLTEDVKPDIRKGDSSGLTKKRPGPVTPKAPRAKKPKKGPSVSNEDGKSSTQKPKAVKKSVEVVINGIDMDISGIPPPVCSCTGNPQQCYRWGCGGWQSACCTTTISTYPLPMSTKRRGSRIAGRKMSQGAFKKVLEKLASEGYNFSNAIDLKSHWAKHGTNKFVTIR; encoded by the coding sequence ATGGATGATGATGGGTTGAATATGCGGAATTGGGGTTATTACGAGCCTTCGTTTAAGGAACATCTTGGTCTTCAATTAATGTCACCAATTGGAGGTGATCACAGGGACACGAAACCTTTCCTGTCATCCCGTGATCCAGTGATGGTTAATTCCAACGGGGCTTACAATCCTCGCAATTGTGTGGTTTCTGAGGCTCCTGTACCTATGAATTATATGATGAGGGATAGTTGGATACAAAGAGATCGGCTTATGCACGTTCTTCCTGGAAACTCGAGTTTTGGTGTTCATCCTGAGGCTCATTCTAGTCACCATACAATGCAGATTATGCAGCCAATGGATTCCTTGTCAAAGGATCAGGGGTTGACTGAAGATGTAAAACCGGATATTAGAAAGGGTGATAGCAGTGGTCTTACAAAGAAACGACCAGGTCCTGTTACTCCGAAAGCCCCAAGAGCGAAGAAGCCAAAGAAGGGTCCATCTGTATCAAATGAGGATGGGAAATCCTCCACTCAGAAGCCGAAGGCGGTAAAGAAGAGTGTGGAAGTAGTGATTAATGGGATTGATATGGACATTTCAGGGATTCCGCCACCTGTTTGCTCTTGCACAGGAAATCCGCAGCAGTGTTATCGATGGGGCTGTGGAGGTTGGCAATCTGCTTGTTGCACCACTACCATTTCAACATATCCTCTTCCAATGAGCACCAAGCGTCGCGGATCCAGGATTGCTGGAAGGAAGATGAGTCAGGGTGCATTCAAGAAGGTCTTGGAGAAACTTGCTTCTGAAGGTTATAACTTTTCTAATGCAATTGACTTGAAGTCACATTGGGCAAAACATGGTACTAATAAGTTTGTTACAATAAGGTAG